A window of the Oryza brachyantha chromosome 5, ObraRS2, whole genome shotgun sequence genome harbors these coding sequences:
- the LOC102703777 gene encoding cytochrome P450 94C1-like, with protein MAQLCVSHTYAQAQLRQTHAREKGSRETRLFFVMGGADATTLHVAVHALASSLQPQVATVFFVSAACTVVLALLLASLRLRPPWWCACPVCEAYVTASWAREFDNLCDWYAHLLRRAPGRTVHVHVLGNVLTANPATVDHMLRCRFDNYPKGAPFSAILADFLGRGIFNVDGDAWLFQRKLAAAELASPAIRAFAGNVVASELRCRLVPLLHSASSDGSERLLDLQDVFRRFAFDCICKISFGLDPGCLELSLPISAFADAFDTASMLSARRATVPMHVVWKLKRLLNIGEERELRDAIHLVDALAAEVIRQRRKLGSAASGYDLLSRFMGSINDDKYLRDIVVSFMLAGRDTVASALTAFFLLLSDHPEVAAAIRDEVFRVAGGRDPIAASFEFDKLKDMHYVHAALYESMRLFPPVQFDSKFAAGEDTLPDGTFVAKGTRVTYHAYAMGRMESVWGPDCAAFRPERWLSGGQFVPESPYHYPVFQGGVRVCIGKDLAIMEMKAVIVAVVLSFDVEAVDRSSRRPKFAPGLTATFAGGVPVRVRRRARASGHCAPS; from the coding sequence ATGGCGCAGCTCTGTGTCTCACACACATACGCACAGGCACAGCTGAGGCAGACGCACGCGCGCgaaaaaggatcgagagaaACCCGCTTGTTCTTCGTCATGGGCGGCGCGGACGCAACCACGTTGCACGTCGCGGTTCACGCCCTAGCGAGCTCGCTGCAGCCGCAGGTGGCCACCGTCTTCTTCGTCTCCGCCGCGTGCACGGTGGTCCTCGCGCTTCTCCTGGCgtcgctgcggctgcggccgcCGTGGTGGTGCGCGTGCCCGGTGTGTGAGGCGTACGTGACGGCGTCGTGGGCGCGCGAGTTCGACAACCTCTGCGACTGGTACGCGCACCTgctgcgccgcgcgccggggcgaaccgtgcacGTGCACGTGCTCGGCAACGTGCTCACCGCCAACCCTGCCACCGTCGACCACATGCTGCGCTGCCGCTTCGACAACTATCCCAAGGGTGCTCCCTTCTCGgccatcctcgccgacttcCTCGGCCGCGGCATATTcaacgtcgacggcgacgcctgGCTCTTCCAGCGCAAGCTCGCCGCGGCTGAGCTCGCGTCGCCGGCGATACGAGCCTTCGCGGGGAACGTCGTGGCCTCCGAGCTGAGGTGCCGCCTTGTTCCTCTGCTTCACTCTGCCTCCAGCGACGGCAGCGAGAGGCTGCTGGATCTTCAGGACGTCTTCCGCCGCTTCGCGTTCGACTGCATATGCAAGATCTCCTTCGGCCTCGACCCCGGTTGCCTCGAGCTCTCGCTGCCGATATCGGCGTTCGCGGACGCGTTCGACACGGCGTCGATGCTCTCGGCTCGGCGCGCCACGGTGCCCATGCATGTTGTCTGGAAGTTGAAGCGGTTACTCAACATCGGGGAGGAGCGGGAGCTCCGCGATGCGATCCATCTCGTTGACGCGCTTGCCGCCGAGGTCATTCGGCAACGGCGCAAGCtcggctccgccgcctccggctaCGACCTCCTGTCGCGCTTCATGGGCTCCATCAACGACGACAAGTACCTCCGCGACATCGTCGTGAGCTTCATGCTTGCCGGCCGCGACACGGTCGCCTCAGCTCTGACCGCGTTCTTCTTGCTCCTCTCGGACCATCCCGAGGTGGCTGCAGCAATCCGTGACGAAGTCTTCCGCGTCGCCGGAGGAAGAGACCccatcgccgcctccttcgAATTCGACAAGCTCAAGGACATGCACTACGTGCACGCGGCGCTGTACGAGAGCATGCGTCTATTCCCGCCGGTGCAGTTCGACTCCaagttcgccgccggcgaggacaCGCTCCCGGACGGCACGTTCGTGGCCAAGGGCACACGGGTGACCTACCACGCGTACGCCATGGGCCGGATGGAGTCCGTCTGGGGCCCCGACTGCGCCGCGTTCAGACCGGAACGGTGGCTCAGCGGCGGCCAGTTCGTGCCGGAGAGCCCGTACCACTACCCGGTCTTCCAGGGCGGCGTGCGGGTCTGCATAGGCAAGGATCTCGCCATCATGGAGATGAAGgccgtcatcgtcgccgtcgtccttaGCTTCGACGTGGAGGCGGTCGACCGGAGCTCGCGTCGGCCCAAGTTCGCGCCCGGGCTCACCGCCACGTTCGCCGGGGGCGTCCCGGTCAGAGTgcgccggcgagcgcgcgcgagCGGGCACTGCGCGCCAAGCTAG